GATTCTGTAATTCATCTTCTAATTCCCTTAATCCACCATATGTTAGTATTACTTTTTTGTCAGGCATCTTGCTACACCCTTCCTCTTAATATATTTTATATAATAATAAAAATAAAACTAGTATAACTCAACAATACCACTTCTTATGATAAATACGATTATCAATGCTTCTGAAAGCTTATAGGTGGATAAGTCGAGTAATTATATGAACTTATTTTTATTCTCTGTCTATGTTTAATAATATCTTGTCTATCAAGATAAAAACACTTAATTAATATATACGAATAAATCAATTAATTAATTATTATATCAAAACCATTAATACAACATACAATCATAATGACTCCCCAATACTGTATTTATAATTTTTGTATTGTTATATTATTCATATTCAAGGTATTATAACTTAATAATAACCAGTTGTCAATATTAAAATAATTCTTGTCAATTATAGGATTGCAATTCTTCCCCCCTCTGATATATATTTCCAATTCTCACATGGTATTTGCTTTTAATTTTAGACAATCTATCGTACATAGTTGTTTTGTACCCATACAAGAACATGCTTCTGAGTAATCTGTTTTCATTAAGTAAAATACCATGAAAAAGTTCTTTGCTCATCAAATGACCATTAACATGCATATCTACATCTGTTATTATATTAATATCATTTCTTTTTATTAAAATATTTTTAATCTTGTCATCATCTGAAACAAAATCAATAATATATGAGCTTTCATCAAAGGAGTAAAATATTTTATCTCTATCCCTATTGCAGTTTATTATAATATCACTTGAAATTTCCTGATTAACATTATAATTAGTTATCCCAATAGCCAAACCTGTTTCTTTATAGATATCTTCAATCTTCTCTTCAAATATCTCAGGTTTCTTAGTGACTATTGTTAAAGAATTAATTCCTTCGTATATATGATCTATAATAAATCTAGTTTTACTATTATCTCCATCTATTATAACAAAATTCATATCTTTTAATTCTTTATTTTTCAAATTGATTATTTTTTTTATTATTCTATCCATGTACAAAAATTGAACAACTTTCTCGTCTGCCACTATCGACTCGAAATCTTCTCTGTAATTATCTAGTTCTCTTGGAATCACTAGGGTATTGATATTATGGATTAATAATCTTCTATTGAATTCCTCAATAATACACTTTACATAATCAGTATCATTGATCTCTTGTTCTAGAATAGGTAATCTAATATCTAATCCTACATTATCTAGATATTCTATTTCGGATATATTAAGAGGTAATTTATTGATTATATAATTCCTAACAATTTTCTGTGGAAACAATCTTATAAAAGGATTTCGGAAATTGATATCCCTTAATTCAGTGTTGCAACTAAGAACCGCATATTTCTTATACATATAAACTCACTTCAATTTATGTTTTAGTATAACTTATTAACATAATCAAGTTTTTATACATGTTTTTTGTAATTAGAGAAACTTTATCTCTGATATTTTTTCTTTTAATTCTTCCATAGATTCAATATTATTGATTTCATTTCTTATATAAGACGAACCATACAATCCTTTTGTATACCATCCAATATGTTTTCTTATCTCTCTAGTAGCTGTATATTCACCTTTACATTTTGATAGCATTTCTAAATGTCTATAGATTGTGTTAACTATTTCACTAGCACTTGGCTGAGGTAATATTTCACCAGATTCTAGATAATGAATTATCCTTCGAAATATCCAAGGATTACCTTGTGCTCCTCTTCCAATAAGTATGCCGTCACAGCCAGTTTGATTTATAAGCCTTTTTGCATCTTCTGGTGAGAACACATCACCATTACCTAGAACTGGTATTGCAACTGCATCTTTTACATCTTTTATTATGCTCCAATCAGCTTGTCCACTGTAATACTGTTGTCTAGTTCTACCATGAATTCCAATGGCTGAAGCACCGTTTTCTTCTGCTATCTTAGCAATTTCTACAGCATTGATATTACTTTCGTCGAATCCTTTACGTATCTTAATTGTTAATGGCTTATCAATTGCAGTAGAAACTCTTTTTACTATTTCTCCAATTAATCTAGGATTCTTCATAAGAGCTGAACCTTCCCCATTATTTATAATTTTTGGCACGGGACATCCCATATTAATATCTATTATATCGATAAGCGGATTTTCTTCTGTTATTTTTTTTGCCATATCAGCCAATAAATCTGGGTCAGAACCAAAAAGCTGAACAGCTACTGGACGCTCTTTTTCGTCTATCTGCAATAATATTTTTGTGTTTTTATTGTTGTAATATATTGCTTTTGCACTTACCATTTCTGTATAAACTAGAGCACAACCCTGTTCTTTGCACAAAAGTCTATATGGTAAGTCTGTAATTCCAGCCATAGGAGCAAGCATTACATTATTATCAAGAACTATATTACCTATTTTCATCTTCATAACATCAACTCAGCTTATATTTTTTTCGTGTATAATTTTTAGTCCCTTTAAAGTTAACATAGGGTCAAAGACGTCAATAGCGTCTGTTTCAGGATATATTATTTTTGCAAGACCACCTGTCGCAACTACTTTCATATCAGGTAGTTTCATTTCTTCTTTAACTTTCTTGACAATATATTCAACTTGTCCAATATATCCATAGACCAATCCTGCTTGCATACTGGTTATTGTATTCTTTGCAAGAATGGTTTTTGGTTTTTTAATTTCAATTTGTGGTAATTTTGCAGCTTTCTGCCATAGAGCATTGGCACTTATCTTTAATCCAGGAGAAGTTATCGCTGCATTAAATATCCCATCTCCAGTAACAATATCAAAAGTAGTAGCTGTTCCGAAATCTATAACAATTGCAGGACCTCCATATATATAATAGGCACTTACAATATTAACTATCCTATCAGCACCTACTTCTTTTGGATTATCTGTTCTTATGTTAATACCTGTTTTTACTCCTGGTCCCACTATAATTGGATTGGTATCAAAATATTTGATGATTCCATTTACAAGTGAATACATAATATTAGGAACTACAGAAGCAATAATCACATCTTCAACTTCTTTTATGTCTATTCCTTTATGTAAGAATAAATTACACATGAATATTCCATATTCATCTGATGTTCTAGGTGTTTTAGTTGTCATTCTCCAATTTGCTACTAATTTATCTCCTTCATAAACTCCTAATACAATGTTAGTATTACCGATATCAATAACTAATAACATTTAATCACTTCCTTATAAATTATCTATTGATTAAATAATAGTGGGTAACATTTGTTATCCTCACTATAAGTCTATATTATTTTCTATAATAAGCTTTTTTGAGTGCAATAACTACTCCTATAGATATTGCTGTAGCTATAACCGCTTCTGCCAAACCATTTGTTCCAGCCACATATAAAACAAAGGTTATTGCCGCTTGTCCCGCTTTATCCTCTAAAAAATCAGCATATAGTAAATATATCATACCTAATACACCTATAGTATTGGTAAAACTTCCAATAAAAGCTCCAAAACCTATTGCTATGGTATCTGATTTTTTCATTTTACTTAGTAGATTTTTTATTAACTGATATGCATAATATGATGTTATTCCTATCAATGCTCTAGGCAATACAGAAATAAGCGGATTCATGAATAATGGCTCTATGGGTGTAGCAGGCATAGTAAATGCTTTGATTAGAGTTGCAACACCAAACCCTATACCAACTATTAATCCCATGATAGGTCCTTCAACTATTGCAATTATTATTGTTGGAATATGTAATAGAGTTGGACTTATTGGTGGTATTGGAATCAAGCCTAAAGGTGTGTATGCTAGAATAACGGTAATGGCTACCATTACAGATGCTAATACAAGTTTTCTAGTGGTAACTTTCTTTTTCATTTTTTAACCTCCTGTTCTCATTCCCTAAGGATACAAGACATTTTATAAATTATTTTTACTAGATAAACTAAAAAATATCAGTCATATTATACCATAATTTCAATCAATAACAACTATTTTTTTCCCCGATTTCTGGCATTCTATATTCTATGATTAACGCAAGCTCCTGTTCTTTACATTTAGACATTACTACATGACGTACCATAATCTTATCTCTCGTTTATATTTTAGTCTTCACCTAAGTAAAATACTTTAAAATACGTTTCTAATGATTCCCATAATTCTTTTTTATCTACTTGCAACTGTTTTATTTTTAGAGCACTTCCTATATCATCAAATAATAGATCATTATCATCAGCTTCTACTTCCAAATACAAATCTCCGTTTTCTTCAAATCCTATGGTCAGTATTCCTCCAACATCCTCAGTATATAGAACTGAGAGTATTTTCAGCTCATCTTTGATTTGCTGTGGAAGTTGGTCAAAGTCTTTATTAAGAAAATATTTTTTATTGTAAACATTGGAAACTGAAAGTATTACTCTTTCATCAAACATATTACTCAAATCCTTTCGTTATTTTTAGCTTATACATATCCGTAAATTCCTCTTATGGATACTTCACCTGATGTAATTTCAATGTCTTCCCCTTGAGGATCGGTTATTATCAGTTCTCCTTTACGAGTAACTTCTTTTACTATTCCTTTCAAGTTTTGACTTCTACTTGTAACTTTAACATTTCTGCCTATATTGATACAGCATTCATTGTATTCTGCTATTATGTTCGTTAAATCTTCTGTCTCAAGATATTTTTTGTAATACACTTCAAATATTTCAAGAGTCTTATTTATTATTCTTTTTCGCTTATATATTTGATTTCCTTCTATCATTAACGATGTTGCCATTTTATCTAGTTCTGGAGGAAATTCTTCAATATTTACATTGATTCCGATTCCCACCACAACAAAATTAACATAATCTATCTCTGAATTCATTTCAGTTAATAACCCACATATCTTTTTCCCACTAACAACTATGTCGTTAGGCCATTTTATAGATGCTTCCAGACTAGTTATTTCTCTAATGGCTTTACATACAGCTAGTCCAGCAACTAATGTCAGCATTGATGCGTTTTCAGGCATAATATCAGGTCTTAATATTATAGACATCCAGATACCTGTCTTAGGTGGAGATACCCAATTTTTTCCCCTTCTACCTTTTCCAGCAGTCTGCTCTTCTGCAATTACAACAGTTCCTTCACCAGCACCTTCTAATGCTAATTTTTTGGCTTGTTGATTAGTCGAGTCCACACTATCATAGCTAATTATTTTATTGCCTATGACATTGGTATTTAGATTATAATGTAATTCTTCTTCATTAAGTATGTCAGGAGATGATACAAGTCTATAACCTTTTCTTGTTACAGATTCTATTTCGTAACCTTCTTCTCTCAAATGATTTATAACTTTCCACACTGCGGTTCTTGAAACTCCTAGATGTTTACTTATCTCTTCACCAGATATATAATCATCAGCTCTATTTAATAATTCTATTATTTTCTCTTTCAATTGACTTCCCTACTTTTTATTATCTTTTTTATGTATTATAACAAAACAGGATAATTAGTGCAATTAATTCTATATCAGCTTGCATGTGTAATATAAAGAAACAAGGTCAGAATGGAAGTAATTTGGGTTTTGAGGTAGACCTATAAAAATAGATCTTCAGTTAGTTACTTAAAATATGCTATTGAAACATATTTTTTATTTTTTTAATACTATGACAGGATCAGTTTTAAGTAATTTACTATTTAAAATAGTATTTGTTTGCCAAACAATAATAAAAGTACAACAGATTGCAAAGATAACTTGTAATAGTGAAATAATAGTCTTTGTAAAGATTATTTCAGAAAATACAGTTAGCAATGAAACCACAAAAATTGTCGTTATAGCTGAAAGTATTGATAATTTAATGCTTTCATATAAGAGCATTTTCCTAATTTGCACAATAGAATATCCAAGAGCCATCAATATTCCAATTTCTTTTGCTCGTATACCCGATATTTTCATTAAAAGTATAACACATATAAATATTGAAATCGAAACAATTAAAACTGTAACCATATTAAAAAGCATTTTTAATTTTTCAAATGTGATGCTTAAACTTTCTACTTGGTTTGATGCAGTTTTAGGTTCAAACTCATTCTCTAAAAGAAATTTTTCAACCTCCAACACTTTATGAAAGGTTTTGACTTTATAGATGACTGATACAGGATTTTCAATATTTTTTAATGTAGAATAGAATTTTTCCTCAACATTAGAACCAAGATAGTAATCATCTAAGCTATTGTTAAACAATCCACTTATAATCAATTTTTCAGTGAATTCACCCGAAGAAAAAATGATTTCCTGTCCAATAAGTGTGGTCATATCGAAAGCGAGTTTTTTTGCAAGACTTGGAGATATAGCAATTTCTCCATCTTTCGGCATTGTCCCCCTGTTAATTGTTTCTGTTGCAATGTTCCCAAAAGATTTTGATGGTAACTCAACTTTTGTGTCACCTAAAACAATCGTACTCTCTGGAACTGTATATTGTAAGTAATGATTTTCAATTTGAGGATTATTTTCAAGTAAAGATAGAAGCTTATCTGGTTTTCTCTCATTATTCAGATGTATTTGTCCCCATGCAAACGCTGTGTTTTTTTGTTCAAATTGATCTATTTTAGCATTAATAATATTTTGGGAAGAAAATGACATCAACACAGCAGAAATTACTATGGTGACTGCAAAGGCAACTCCAACAAACTTTTTAAAATGTGCTTTAAAGTTTAATGCAGCTCTTTTTTTCATGGAAGGAGTAATACTTCTTTTGTTAAATACTTTTTTATTTCCATCATTTTCTCTATCTTCTATTGATTTGATACATTTACATTTACCGTCTTCAATTGTGATTATTTCATCTGCAAAATCACAAATTTTATTATCATGAGTAATCATTATGACAGGTCTTTCTTTTGCGATTCCAGAAAAAATTCTCATTATTTCATTAGCTGTTTTCCTATCCAATGCCCCAGTTGGTTCATCCGCCAAAATGACAGATGGATTACCAACCAATGCTCTTGCTATTGCGACTCTCTGTTTTTGTCCACCAGAAAGATTTTCAATTTTTTCGTATGCCTTTTCTTTAATCCCCAAGATTTCTAAGAGATTTAAAGCTGATTTTCGATTTTCATTTTCATCGTTAAGATACAACTCAGCCGCAAGCATAATATTTTCTATAACGGTATATCCTAAAATTAGATTATATTCTTGAAATACAAATCCAATAGAATCTTTTCGATAATTAGACAATTGTATTTCTGAAAATTCTGAAATGTCTTTACTTTCAACTATAATTTCACCAGTATAATCTCTGTCAAATCCTGCAAGTAGATTGAATAATGTGCTCTTACCCGAACCAGATGCACCTAAGAGACAAGTAATACCATGATTTTTAAATTCATAAGAAAAACCTTCTAAAATATAGGTTTCTCCATATTTTTTTGAAATGTTTTTTAAATTTATCATTAACGATCCCCCGTTTTTAGAGCTTTTATAATATTTACATTGATAGCCAATAGACTATTTTCAATAAAGCAGAGCAATATAACGCTTAATACCATAAGAACTTCAAGTATAAGTGATATATTTAGCAGTAATGTTGCAATAATACAAACAGCACTACAAAGCAATAGCATAGCCATATATTCAATAAATGTAAGTCTTGTAATACTTGATTTTGTAAATCCGTTTAATTTATAAATAGCATATTGTTTTTTTCTTGTTAAGCTCAATACGAAACAAATAGATAACGAAGCAAACAATGAAATTGCAGCAATCAACGCATAAGAAATCTTCATCTGAACATCCGTTTCGTTTTGCAAACCAACCATATCACGAATGAACTCTATTTGTCCTAAAGGAACAATTCCTTGTGACATCAGTTCGTCATAAATCTCAATACATTCTTCTGGAGAATTTGGAGTAATCGTAAATGACATATTCATATCTGTGATTTCTGCTTGCTTATACATGTCTTCCATAACAACAAGAGAAAAAAATAAATCATCCTCATCTGCAAATGTTTCAAATCCATTATCTGTTTTTAATGTATAAGATGTGTCCGCAACTCCGCATACATTAACTGTAAAAGAAACAGGCATTAATACAGGGTTATTCTTTTCATGATTATACACTCCAGCATTAAAATGAAGTTCTTTACCAATAATACTTTCATTCGTATGTCCCATTTTTTCAACTAAAACTTCCGGTAGTACTACTTCATATTTACTGTTATCTACATTCTTGCCAGAAACAATTTTATTAAAAAGAGGAGTAGAACCCGAAGTATCAATAATAAAATCTTTCCCTTCCATAGTTACAACAGCATCACTAATGTTCGATAACGTAGTAATTCCTTTAACACGACTATCAAATTGATATTTTTCTAAAAAGCCAGATATATTTTGATCAACACCTTGTCCAGAAGAACCATTCACAAAAGAAGATAAAATCATCAAATTGTAAATAGAATTACCTTGTTTTGAAAGTATTTCAGATAAAGGATTATTACTATTATCAAGTTCTTTTTTATTTGTATCACCAAAAAATCCATCTACACTAACC
The sequence above is a segment of the Vallitalea longa genome. Coding sequences within it:
- a CDS encoding type III pantothenate kinase, with product MLLVIDIGNTNIVLGVYEGDKLVANWRMTTKTPRTSDEYGIFMCNLFLHKGIDIKEVEDVIIASVVPNIMYSLVNGIIKYFDTNPIIVGPGVKTGINIRTDNPKEVGADRIVNIVSAYYIYGGPAIVIDFGTATTFDIVTGDGIFNAAITSPGLKISANALWQKAAKLPQIEIKKPKTILAKNTITSMQAGLVYGYIGQVEYIVKKVKEEMKLPDMKVVATGGLAKIIYPETDAIDVFDPMLTLKGLKIIHEKNIS
- a CDS encoding ECF transporter S component, with the protein product MKKKVTTRKLVLASVMVAITVILAYTPLGLIPIPPISPTLLHIPTIIIAIVEGPIMGLIVGIGFGVATLIKAFTMPATPIEPLFMNPLISVLPRALIGITSYYAYQLIKNLLSKMKKSDTIAIGFGAFIGSFTNTIGVLGMIYLLYADFLEDKAGQAAITFVLYVAGTNGLAEAVIATAISIGVVIALKKAYYRK
- the dusB gene encoding tRNA dihydrouridine synthase DusB; the protein is MKMKIGNIVLDNNVMLAPMAGITDLPYRLLCKEQGCALVYTEMVSAKAIYYNNKNTKILLQIDEKERPVAVQLFGSDPDLLADMAKKITEENPLIDIIDINMGCPVPKIINNGEGSALMKNPRLIGEIVKRVSTAIDKPLTIKIRKGFDESNINAVEIAKIAEENGASAIGIHGRTRQQYYSGQADWSIIKDVKDAVAIPVLGNGDVFSPEDAKRLINQTGCDGILIGRGAQGNPWIFRRIIHYLESGEILPQPSASEIVNTIYRHLEMLSKCKGEYTATREIRKHIGWYTKGLYGSSYIRNEINNIESMEELKEKISEIKFL
- a CDS encoding ABC transporter ATP-binding protein/permease, translated to MFEIKNITKKFDNEVALSNVSLNIEGGMNYIIGASGSGKTTLLRILSAMNSEYSGEAFYNGKNLKTFTTDEKAKLYGNDFGFIAQNFNLIDEFSVEENILIPTYIKNKNCDKQLKLILKKFNLKKISHQKVSTLSGGQKQRVAIARELMKNPKVLIADEPTSALDAKTAKEISDILHAIAKERTVIIVTHDISLIKNNCSVFELDKGVLCRNENINYTSKSHSNTSQRLNLSIKSSYNLAKVSLKRQLLKMLSLIIAIVITSSCLAVSVDGFFGDTNKKELDNSNNPLSEILSKQGNSIYNLMILSSFVNGSSGQGVDQNISGFLEKYQFDSRVKGITTLSNISDAVVTMEGKDFIIDTSGSTPLFNKIVSGKNVDNSKYEVVLPEVLVEKMGHTNESIIGKELHFNAGVYNHEKNNPVLMPVSFTVNVCGVADTSYTLKTDNGFETFADEDDLFFSLVVMEDMYKQAEITDMNMSFTITPNSPEECIEIYDELMSQGIVPLGQIEFIRDMVGLQNETDVQMKISYALIAAISLFASLSICFVLSLTRKKQYAIYKLNGFTKSSITRLTFIEYMAMLLLCSAVCIIATLLLNISLILEVLMVLSVILLCFIENSLLAINVNIIKALKTGDR
- a CDS encoding biotin--[acetyl-CoA-carboxylase] ligase encodes the protein MKEKIIELLNRADDYISGEEISKHLGVSRTAVWKVINHLREEGYEIESVTRKGYRLVSSPDILNEEELHYNLNTNVIGNKIISYDSVDSTNQQAKKLALEGAGEGTVVIAEEQTAGKGRRGKNWVSPPKTGIWMSIILRPDIMPENASMLTLVAGLAVCKAIREITSLEASIKWPNDIVVSGKKICGLLTEMNSEIDYVNFVVVGIGINVNIEEFPPELDKMATSLMIEGNQIYKRKRIINKTLEIFEVYYKKYLETEDLTNIIAEYNECCINIGRNVKVTSRSQNLKGIVKEVTRKGELIITDPQGEDIEITSGEVSIRGIYGYV
- a CDS encoding DUF6145 family protein produces the protein MFDERVILSVSNVYNKKYFLNKDFDQLPQQIKDELKILSVLYTEDVGGILTIGFEENGDLYLEVEADDNDLLFDDIGSALKIKQLQVDKKELWESLETYFKVFYLGED
- a CDS encoding ABC transporter ATP-binding protein/permease, with translation MINLKNISKKYGETYILEGFSYEFKNHGITCLLGASGSGKSTLFNLLAGFDRDYTGEIIVESKDISEFSEIQLSNYRKDSIGFVFQEYNLILGYTVIENIMLAAELYLNDENENRKSALNLLEILGIKEKAYEKIENLSGGQKQRVAIARALVGNPSVILADEPTGALDRKTANEIMRIFSGIAKERPVIMITHDNKICDFADEIITIEDGKCKCIKSIEDRENDGNKKVFNKRSITPSMKKRAALNFKAHFKKFVGVAFAVTIVISAVLMSFSSQNIINAKIDQFEQKNTAFAWGQIHLNNERKPDKLLSLLENNPQIENHYLQYTVPESTIVLGDTKVELPSKSFGNIATETINRGTMPKDGEIAISPSLAKKLAFDMTTLIGQEIIFSSGEFTEKLIISGLFNNSLDDYYLGSNVEEKFYSTLKNIENPVSVIYKVKTFHKVLEVEKFLLENEFEPKTASNQVESLSITFEKLKMLFNMVTVLIVSISIFICVILLMKISGIRAKEIGILMALGYSIVQIRKMLLYESIKLSILSAITTIFVVSLLTVFSEIIFTKTIISLLQVIFAICCTFIIVWQTNTILNSKLLKTDPVIVLKK